One part of the Acidobacteriota bacterium genome encodes these proteins:
- the sucB gene encoding 2-oxoglutarate dehydrogenase, E2 component, dihydrolipoamide succinyltransferase: MPTDVVMPQMGESIFEGTITKWLKKAGEKVQRDEPLFEISTDKVDAEIPAPASGVLQEIKVTEGNTVQVNTVVGVIGDGAGASSSAKPAAAAAPAPPKKEAQAPAAAPPASAALSDGESDVRSSPLVRKLAREHNVDLSQLQGTGTDGRVTKQDVLDYVEHRSSAPAAAPAQASRPQPTPAPVSIPGDLVPMSQMRRIIAQRMIESRRTSAHVHCMFEVDMTRIVNLRNKLKNGFEQRNGARLTFMPFFVRAAIIALQQYPIANASLEGDNVRYHRHVNAGIAVALDNGLIVPVLKNADELNFLGLQRGITDLGERARTKRLMPADVEGATFTITNPGQFGAVFGLPIINQPNVAIMGVGGITKQPLVITDKDGADSIAIRSVVHLTLGYDHRILDGAVADQFMVVVKKTLENWSEDVG; encoded by the coding sequence ATGCCGACAGACGTTGTTATGCCCCAGATGGGCGAATCGATTTTCGAGGGCACGATCACCAAGTGGTTAAAGAAGGCCGGCGAAAAGGTTCAGCGCGATGAGCCACTTTTCGAAATTTCCACCGACAAGGTGGACGCCGAGATCCCCGCCCCGGCCAGCGGTGTCCTCCAGGAAATCAAAGTCACGGAAGGTAACACCGTCCAGGTGAACACCGTAGTCGGCGTAATTGGCGACGGCGCCGGAGCTTCCTCTTCTGCGAAGCCAGCTGCTGCCGCCGCACCCGCGCCTCCGAAAAAGGAAGCGCAAGCTCCCGCTGCTGCGCCGCCTGCTTCCGCTGCCCTGTCCGATGGTGAATCTGACGTTCGCTCCTCACCGCTCGTTCGAAAACTGGCTCGTGAGCACAACGTCGATCTGAGTCAGTTGCAGGGCACCGGTACTGACGGCCGCGTCACCAAGCAGGACGTCCTCGATTACGTTGAGCACCGTAGCTCGGCACCCGCGGCTGCTCCCGCACAGGCTTCCCGGCCCCAGCCCACTCCGGCCCCGGTTTCGATTCCCGGTGACCTCGTTCCGATGTCGCAGATGCGGCGCATCATTGCCCAGCGCATGATCGAGTCCCGCAGGACGAGCGCTCACGTCCATTGCATGTTTGAAGTGGACATGACTCGCATCGTCAACCTTCGCAACAAATTGAAAAACGGTTTCGAGCAACGCAACGGTGCCCGGCTCACGTTCATGCCCTTTTTCGTGCGCGCCGCCATCATTGCACTTCAGCAGTACCCTATCGCGAACGCCTCCCTCGAAGGCGACAACGTTCGCTACCACCGCCACGTCAATGCCGGCATTGCGGTCGCACTCGATAACGGATTGATCGTCCCCGTCCTCAAGAACGCCGATGAACTCAACTTCCTCGGACTGCAACGCGGCATCACCGATCTCGGCGAGCGCGCTCGCACCAAGAGGTTAATGCCAGCCGATGTAGAAGGCGCCACCTTCACGATTACGAATCCTGGACAATTCGGCGCTGTCTTCGGCTTGCCCATCATCAACCAGCCCAACGTGGCGATCATGGGCGTAGGCGGAATCACCAAACAACCGCTCGTGATTACCGACAAGGATGGTGCCGACTCCATCGCCATTCGTTCCGTCGTCCACCTTACTCTTGGCTACGACCACCGCATCCTTGACGGCGCCGTCGCCGACCAATTCATGGTCGTAGTAAAGAAGACTCTGGAAAATTGGAGCGAAGACGTCGGCTAA